The following proteins are encoded in a genomic region of Maylandia zebra isolate NMK-2024a linkage group LG1, Mzebra_GT3a, whole genome shotgun sequence:
- the LOC101464587 gene encoding DENN domain-containing protein 4B isoform X2, giving the protein MTEEKCPQLVDYFVVAGLDPAGPWRPLDEDGKAAASSTTSSSSSSTGRAAEPVTDLVVIARGLGEDVPEGFTCIEKTLGGHSAELSAGLINNPHLYLCYRRGRDKPPILDLGVLYEGKEQLKQGWYVIETTPYSRSASLSVGGAPTAHRVFLTYRRAPDSQGLHTLGVTDIALLLPSKGEVAPHTFCRVDKNLNTGMWGPALHVCYKRAVATANALVFEADLISRYPEEDLDSFPLPESVPVFCLPMGVTVESWPQNTKYQLPVFSTFVLTSASGDKVYGAAIQFYESFCRELLSERQSIRLGLLSVVDRRPITNRSLQTHLQLHAQRPVSFPAASSNPRSGRRRRSVCRTNRLSPYDNLLLCQPVSSPLPLSGASFLKLLQNLGPENACTLLLAVLTEHKLLLHSLRPDVLTSVSEALVSMTFPLRWLCPYIPLCPLQMADVLLAPMPFIVGVHSSYFDLHDPPTDVVCVDLDANTIFQSDDKKPLSWRSLPRKHGKMLFNVLTNLHKTLEKICTPGQEEATLEFLLTDYDQIYRRQKQLELEIQEAFLRFMSCLLRGYRAFLLPITQAPSDTTTDCSSLFNLQGFLKSRDRTQQKFYTQLTKTQMFTQFIEECSFVSDRHACLEFFDECVQKVDVEKPEEVRLIDLDETHSGEHTVFIMPPEEPQEPDGSECPALYSYETFPTLKLELFDQPQDQLRVPAKGSAPSSPAPRRTKQEIKLAQKRAQKYSAVPDMWSKCLLGHCYGLWFIYLPTFVRAETAKVRALHTAYDVLKHMENRKVVLPDEVCYRILMQLCGQFGQPVLAVRVLLEMKKAGITPNTITYGYYNKAVLESKWPSTNQGGRLRWAKLRNVLLAVAQFRQPIKRRQKSGSVGSRGETAAEFDRRPRPHSSLIRQSSWSGLSESSSHESLTGLLVKSNSLSSMKMASDKVKSGKKSVLREAGANGCADAVSRKPPLGRRDTSTPPPAPSGGALVQRSQVCLSSFYKECVESADSELDLPAEADRRPADVQGSSGRNKAVDENYNNVSSPSRGGLAGKLQQLLTPTKHRVSVRRAASVGDRRPGGGGGAGGGVIGRRVSDQRPSRKGQVAETLLKAKEKLVNATSESSLSVGSDLDLMDVPSPAYPLRRSWDANQEGVGIEVLMSSCSLCRSCNSLVYDEEIMAGWTSDDSNLNSSCPFCGSSFVPFLNAEICDLGPVSSADRCNWNLEDEVESAVRPPSGHEASVRPQCNGLSEDSSSETSSYSETSRTTTGSSVGGVPQVTVAYLSPLVLRKELESLLENEGEAVLAQPQFLDNHSIIFWNLVWYFQRLGLPNNLLQLVRASPLVSQFTQSENSAVRVRLLWDTLTPDTDQWPPLYVLWRIHSGVLMRSYSWRRHNHPFTLSFLEEVLRWVGMNEVHKAVTLFLDTLAKQPGTPRIQRSLYREFLFLTLAAMGKDHVAAFDKKYKTAYSRLSGTLGREELRKKRAQPPSPKAIDCRRSFHPPLEC; this is encoded by the exons ATGACCGAGGAGAAATGTCCCCAGCTGGTGGACTACTTTGTAGTGGCTGGCCTGGACCCCGCGGGGCCGTGGAGGCCCCTGGACGAGGATGGGAAGGCCGCCGCCTCCTCGACGACGTCCTCGTCTTCTTCCTCGACGGGCCGGGCGGCAGAGCCCGTGACGGACCTGGTGGTGATCGCCCGGGGGCTCGGGGAGGACGTTCCCGAGGGCTTCACCTGCATCGAGAAGACGCTGGGCGGACACTCGGCCGAGCTGAGCGCCGGCCTCATCAACAACCCGCACCTGTACCTGTGTTACCGCCGAGGGCGGGACAAGCCGCCCATCCTGGACCTGGG GGTTCTGTACGAGGGGAAGGAGCAGCTGAAGCAGGGCTGGTACGTTATTGAAACCACGCCGTACAGCCGCTCGGCGAGCCTGAGCGTGGGCGGCGCCCCCACGGCTCATCGGGTCTTCCTGACGTACCGCCGGGCTCCGGACTCGCAGGGCCTCCACACGCTGGGCGTCACCGACATCGCCCTGCTGCTGCCCAGCAAGGGCGAGGTGGCGCCGCACACCTTCTGCAGAGTCGACAAGAACCTGAACACGGGCATG tgggGCCCAGCACTGCACGTGTGCTACAAGAGAGCCGTGGCTACAGCCAACGCCCTGGTGTTCGAGGCCG ATCTGATCAGCCGCTACCCGGAGGAGGACCTGGACTCGTTTCCTCTGCCCGAGTCGGTGCCGGTCTTCTGCCTGCCGATGGGCGTCACCGTGGAGAGCTGGCCTCAGAACACCAAGTACCAGCTGCCCGTCTTCTCCACCTTCGTCCTCACCTCCGCCTCCGGGGACAAG GTTTACGGCGCCGCCATCCAGTTTTACGAGTCGTTCTGCAGAGAGCTGCTGTCGGAGCGGCAGAGCATCCGCCTCGGTCTGCTGAGCGTCGTCGACCGGCGGCCCATCACCAACCGCAGCCTGCAG ACACATCTCCAGCTTCATGCACAACGTCCCGTTTCCTTCCCCGCAGCGTCCTCGAATCCTCGTTCAG GACGTAGGAGGCGATCTGTTTGCAGAACAAACCGG CTCTCGCCGTACGACAACCTGCTGCTCTGCCAGCCTGTCTCCTCGCCGCTCCCGCTCAG CGGCGCGAGCTTCCTGAAGCTGCTGCAGAACCTCGGCCCAGAAAACGCCTGCACGCTGCTGCTCGCCGTCCTCACTgaacacaagctgctgctgcactcGCTCCGACCTGACGTCCTCACCTCCGTCAGCGAGGCCCTCGTCTCC ATGACGTTCCCGCTCCGCTGGCTCTGTCCCTACATCCCTCTGTGCCCGCTGCAGATGGCAGACGTGTTGCTGGCACCGATGCCCTTCATCGTGGGCGTCCACTCCAGCTACTTCGACCTGCACGACCCCCCCACCGATGTGGTGTGTGTTGACCTGGACGCCAACACCATCTTCCA GTCAGATGACAAGAAGCCACTGTCATGGCGTTCGTTACCCAGGAAACACGGCAAGATGCTGTTCAACGTCCTCACCAACCTCCACAAGACGCTGGAGAAGA TTTGCACTCCCGGCCAGGAGGAGGCGACGCTGGAGTTCCTGCTGACCGACTACGACCAAATCTACAGGCGTCAGAAGCAGCTGGAGCTGGAGATCCAGGAGGCCTTCCTGCGCTTCATGAGCTGCCTGCTGCGAGGCTACAGAGCCTTCCTGCTGCCCATCACGCAGGCGCCGTCCGACACCACCACCGACTGCAGCTCCCTGTTCAACCTGCAGG GTTTCCTGAAGTCTCGCGATCGAACGCAGCAGAAGTTTTACACCCAGCTGACCAAGACGCAGATGTTCACCCAGTTCATCGAGGAGTGCTCGTTCGTCAGCGACCGCCACGCCTGCCTCGAGTTCTTCGACGAGTGCGTGCAGAAG GTGGACGTGGAGAAACCGGAGGAGGTGAGGCTGATCGATCTGGACGAGACGCACAGCGGCGAGCACACCGTCTTCATCATGCCTCCCGAGGAACCGCAGGAACCTGATGGGTCTGAGTGCCCCGCCCTCTACAG TTACGAGACCTTCCCCACCCTCAAACTAGAGCTCTTCGACCAGCCCCAGGACCAACTCCGCGTCCCAGCCAAGGGCAGCGCTCCCAGTAGCCCCGCCCCCCGCCGCACCAAACAG gAGATCAAGTTGGCTCAGAAACGGGCCCAGAAGTACTCGGCAGTGCCGGACATGTGGTCCAAGTGCCTGCTGGGTCACTGCTACGGCCTCTGGTTCATCTACCTGCCCACCTTCGTCCGTGCGGAGACCGCCAAGGTCCGCGCCCTGCACACAGCCTACGACGTCCTCAAACACATGGAGAACCGCAAGGTGGTGCTGCCGGATGAG gTGTGTTACCGGATCCTGATGCAGCTGTGTGGTCAGTTTGGGCAGCCAGTCCTCGCCGTCAGAGTCCTGCTGGAGATGAAGAAGGCGGGAATCACACCGAACACCATCACCTACGGATACTACAACAAg GCGGTGCTGGAGAGCAAGTGGCCGTCGACCAATCAGGGCGGGCGTCTCCGCTGGGCCAAGCTGAGGAACGTCCTGCTGGCTGTGGCCCAGTTCAGACAGCCAATCAAACGGCGGCAGAAGAGCGGCTCCGTGGGTTCGCGTGGAG AAACGGCGGCGGAGTTTGACCGAAGGCCCCGCCCCCACTCCTCTCTGATTCGTCAGTCCAGTTGGAGCGGTCTGAGTGAAAGCTCGAGTCACGAGTCTCTGACTGGCCTGCTGGTGAAGAGCAACAGTCTGAGCAGCATGAAGATGGCGAGCGACA AGGTCAAATCGGGTAAGAAGTCCGTCCTCCGTGAGGCGGGGGCCAATGGCTGCGCAGACGCCGTCTCCCGTAAACCCCCGCTGGGACGGCGGGACACGTCCACGCCGCCTCCAGCGCCCTCCGGTGGAGCTCTGGTTCAGCGGAGTCAGGTCTGCCTCTCCAGCTTCTACAAAGAGTGCGTGGAGTCAGCCGACTCGGAGCTGGACTTGCCCGCTGAGGCAGACAGACG ACCTGCCGACGTGCAGGGCTCGTCCGGCAGGAACAAAGCTGTCGATGAGAACTACAACAACGTCTCCTCCCCGAGCCGAGGAGGACTGGCGGGCAAACTGCAGCAACTCCTCACGCCGACCAAACACCGAGTGTCCGTGCGACGAGCCGCCAGCGTGGGCGACCGGCGCccgggaggagggggaggagcgGGAGGAGGAGTGATTGGACGAAGAGTGTCGGACCAGAGGCCGTCGAGGAAAGGTCAAGTGGCCGAAACTCTCCTAAAAGCAAAGGAGAAGCTGGTCAACGCCACATCTGAG AGCTCGCTGTCTGTAGGAAGCGACCTCGACTTGATGGATGTGCCGAGTCCTGCGTATCCTCTACGCCGGTCCTGGGACGCCAATCAGGAGGGGGTGGGAATAGAG GTGTTGATGTCCAGCTGCTCGCTTTGTCGTAGCTGCAACTCGCTGGTTTACGACGAGGAGATCATGGCGGGCTGGACATCGGACGACTCCAACCTGAACTCCTCCTGCCCGTTCTGCGGCTCCTCCTTTGTTCCCTTCCTGAACGCCGAGATCTGTGACCTTGGACCCGTCAGCAG TGCGGACCGCTGCAACTGGAACCTGGAGGACGAGGTGGAGAGTGCCGTGAGGCCCCCCAGTGGTCACGAGGCGTCCGTGCGACCCCAGTGTAACGGGCTGAGCGAGGACTCCAGCTCCGAGACCAGCAGCTACTCCGAGACCAGCAGGACCACCACG GGTTCGTCAGTGGGCGGCGTTCCCCAGGTGACCGTGGCCTACCTGAGCCCTCTGGTTCTGAGGAAGGAGCTGGAGAGTCTGCTGGAGAACGAAGGCGAGGCGgtcctggcccagcctcagttCCTGGACAACCACTCCATCATCTTCTGGAACCTGGTGTGGTACTTCCAGCGCCTCGGCCTGCCCAACAACCTGCTGCAGCTGGTCCGAGCCTCACCGCTGGTCAGCCAGTTCACACAG TCAGAGAACTCGGCAGTGAGAGTGAGACTCCTGTGGGACACCCTGACCCCCGACACAGACCAGTGGCCCCCCCTCTACGTCCTCTGGAGGATCCACA GTGGCGTCCTGATGAGAAGCTACAGCTGGCGGAGGCACAACCACCCGTTCACCCTGTCCTTCCTGGAGGAGGTGCTGCGGTGGGTGGGCATGAATGAGGTGCACAAGGCCGTCACGCTCTTCCTGGACACGCTGGCCAAACAGCCGGGAACCCCCAGGATCCAGAG GAGTCTGTACAGAGAGTTCCTCTTCCTCACGCTGGCAGCCATGGGCAAAGATCACGTCG CGGCGTTCGATAAGAAGTACAAGACGGCGTACTCTCGGCTCAGCGGTACTCTGGGTCGGGAGGAGCTGCGGAAGAAGCGAGCACAGCCTCCCAGCCCGAAGGCCATCGACTGCAGACGCAGCTTCCACCCGCCTCTCGAATGCTGA
- the LOC101464587 gene encoding DENN domain-containing protein 4B isoform X1: MTEEKCPQLVDYFVVAGLDPAGPWRPLDEDGKAAASSTTSSSSSSTGRAAEPVTDLVVIARGLGEDVPEGFTCIEKTLGGHSAELSAGLINNPHLYLCYRRGRDKPPILDLGVLYEGKEQLKQGWYVIETTPYSRSASLSVGGAPTAHRVFLTYRRAPDSQGLHTLGVTDIALLLPSKGEVAPHTFCRVDKNLNTGMWGPALHVCYKRAVATANALVFEADLISRYPEEDLDSFPLPESVPVFCLPMGVTVESWPQNTKYQLPVFSTFVLTSASGDKVYGAAIQFYESFCRELLSERQSIRLGLLSVVDRRPITNRSLQVKKSICVLSHWPFFTVFQKFLTFVYRYSISGPHVLPIEKHISSFMHNVPFPSPQRPRILVQLSPYDNLLLCQPVSSPLPLSGASFLKLLQNLGPENACTLLLAVLTEHKLLLHSLRPDVLTSVSEALVSMTFPLRWLCPYIPLCPLQMADVLLAPMPFIVGVHSSYFDLHDPPTDVVCVDLDANTIFQSDDKKPLSWRSLPRKHGKMLFNVLTNLHKTLEKICTPGQEEATLEFLLTDYDQIYRRQKQLELEIQEAFLRFMSCLLRGYRAFLLPITQAPSDTTTDCSSLFNLQGFLKSRDRTQQKFYTQLTKTQMFTQFIEECSFVSDRHACLEFFDECVQKVDVEKPEEVRLIDLDETHSGEHTVFIMPPEEPQEPDGSECPALYSYETFPTLKLELFDQPQDQLRVPAKGSAPSSPAPRRTKQEIKLAQKRAQKYSAVPDMWSKCLLGHCYGLWFIYLPTFVRAETAKVRALHTAYDVLKHMENRKVVLPDEVCYRILMQLCGQFGQPVLAVRVLLEMKKAGITPNTITYGYYNKAVLESKWPSTNQGGRLRWAKLRNVLLAVAQFRQPIKRRQKSGSVGSRGETAAEFDRRPRPHSSLIRQSSWSGLSESSSHESLTGLLVKSNSLSSMKMASDKVKSGKKSVLREAGANGCADAVSRKPPLGRRDTSTPPPAPSGGALVQRSQVCLSSFYKECVESADSELDLPAEADRRPADVQGSSGRNKAVDENYNNVSSPSRGGLAGKLQQLLTPTKHRVSVRRAASVGDRRPGGGGGAGGGVIGRRVSDQRPSRKGQVAETLLKAKEKLVNATSESSLSVGSDLDLMDVPSPAYPLRRSWDANQEGVGIEVLMSSCSLCRSCNSLVYDEEIMAGWTSDDSNLNSSCPFCGSSFVPFLNAEICDLGPVSSADRCNWNLEDEVESAVRPPSGHEASVRPQCNGLSEDSSSETSSYSETSRTTTGSSVGGVPQVTVAYLSPLVLRKELESLLENEGEAVLAQPQFLDNHSIIFWNLVWYFQRLGLPNNLLQLVRASPLVSQFTQSENSAVRVRLLWDTLTPDTDQWPPLYVLWRIHSGVLMRSYSWRRHNHPFTLSFLEEVLRWVGMNEVHKAVTLFLDTLAKQPGTPRIQRSLYREFLFLTLAAMGKDHVAAFDKKYKTAYSRLSGTLGREELRKKRAQPPSPKAIDCRRSFHPPLEC, translated from the exons ATGACCGAGGAGAAATGTCCCCAGCTGGTGGACTACTTTGTAGTGGCTGGCCTGGACCCCGCGGGGCCGTGGAGGCCCCTGGACGAGGATGGGAAGGCCGCCGCCTCCTCGACGACGTCCTCGTCTTCTTCCTCGACGGGCCGGGCGGCAGAGCCCGTGACGGACCTGGTGGTGATCGCCCGGGGGCTCGGGGAGGACGTTCCCGAGGGCTTCACCTGCATCGAGAAGACGCTGGGCGGACACTCGGCCGAGCTGAGCGCCGGCCTCATCAACAACCCGCACCTGTACCTGTGTTACCGCCGAGGGCGGGACAAGCCGCCCATCCTGGACCTGGG GGTTCTGTACGAGGGGAAGGAGCAGCTGAAGCAGGGCTGGTACGTTATTGAAACCACGCCGTACAGCCGCTCGGCGAGCCTGAGCGTGGGCGGCGCCCCCACGGCTCATCGGGTCTTCCTGACGTACCGCCGGGCTCCGGACTCGCAGGGCCTCCACACGCTGGGCGTCACCGACATCGCCCTGCTGCTGCCCAGCAAGGGCGAGGTGGCGCCGCACACCTTCTGCAGAGTCGACAAGAACCTGAACACGGGCATG tgggGCCCAGCACTGCACGTGTGCTACAAGAGAGCCGTGGCTACAGCCAACGCCCTGGTGTTCGAGGCCG ATCTGATCAGCCGCTACCCGGAGGAGGACCTGGACTCGTTTCCTCTGCCCGAGTCGGTGCCGGTCTTCTGCCTGCCGATGGGCGTCACCGTGGAGAGCTGGCCTCAGAACACCAAGTACCAGCTGCCCGTCTTCTCCACCTTCGTCCTCACCTCCGCCTCCGGGGACAAG GTTTACGGCGCCGCCATCCAGTTTTACGAGTCGTTCTGCAGAGAGCTGCTGTCGGAGCGGCAGAGCATCCGCCTCGGTCTGCTGAGCGTCGTCGACCGGCGGCCCATCACCAACCGCAGCCTGCAGGTGAAGAAGAGCATCTGCGTCCTCTCTCACTGGCCCTTCTTCACCGTCTTCCAGAAGTTCCTCACCTTCGTCTACAGATACTCCATCTCCGGGCCCCACGTGCTGCCGATCGAGAA ACACATCTCCAGCTTCATGCACAACGTCCCGTTTCCTTCCCCGCAGCGTCCTCGAATCCTCGTTCAG CTCTCGCCGTACGACAACCTGCTGCTCTGCCAGCCTGTCTCCTCGCCGCTCCCGCTCAG CGGCGCGAGCTTCCTGAAGCTGCTGCAGAACCTCGGCCCAGAAAACGCCTGCACGCTGCTGCTCGCCGTCCTCACTgaacacaagctgctgctgcactcGCTCCGACCTGACGTCCTCACCTCCGTCAGCGAGGCCCTCGTCTCC ATGACGTTCCCGCTCCGCTGGCTCTGTCCCTACATCCCTCTGTGCCCGCTGCAGATGGCAGACGTGTTGCTGGCACCGATGCCCTTCATCGTGGGCGTCCACTCCAGCTACTTCGACCTGCACGACCCCCCCACCGATGTGGTGTGTGTTGACCTGGACGCCAACACCATCTTCCA GTCAGATGACAAGAAGCCACTGTCATGGCGTTCGTTACCCAGGAAACACGGCAAGATGCTGTTCAACGTCCTCACCAACCTCCACAAGACGCTGGAGAAGA TTTGCACTCCCGGCCAGGAGGAGGCGACGCTGGAGTTCCTGCTGACCGACTACGACCAAATCTACAGGCGTCAGAAGCAGCTGGAGCTGGAGATCCAGGAGGCCTTCCTGCGCTTCATGAGCTGCCTGCTGCGAGGCTACAGAGCCTTCCTGCTGCCCATCACGCAGGCGCCGTCCGACACCACCACCGACTGCAGCTCCCTGTTCAACCTGCAGG GTTTCCTGAAGTCTCGCGATCGAACGCAGCAGAAGTTTTACACCCAGCTGACCAAGACGCAGATGTTCACCCAGTTCATCGAGGAGTGCTCGTTCGTCAGCGACCGCCACGCCTGCCTCGAGTTCTTCGACGAGTGCGTGCAGAAG GTGGACGTGGAGAAACCGGAGGAGGTGAGGCTGATCGATCTGGACGAGACGCACAGCGGCGAGCACACCGTCTTCATCATGCCTCCCGAGGAACCGCAGGAACCTGATGGGTCTGAGTGCCCCGCCCTCTACAG TTACGAGACCTTCCCCACCCTCAAACTAGAGCTCTTCGACCAGCCCCAGGACCAACTCCGCGTCCCAGCCAAGGGCAGCGCTCCCAGTAGCCCCGCCCCCCGCCGCACCAAACAG gAGATCAAGTTGGCTCAGAAACGGGCCCAGAAGTACTCGGCAGTGCCGGACATGTGGTCCAAGTGCCTGCTGGGTCACTGCTACGGCCTCTGGTTCATCTACCTGCCCACCTTCGTCCGTGCGGAGACCGCCAAGGTCCGCGCCCTGCACACAGCCTACGACGTCCTCAAACACATGGAGAACCGCAAGGTGGTGCTGCCGGATGAG gTGTGTTACCGGATCCTGATGCAGCTGTGTGGTCAGTTTGGGCAGCCAGTCCTCGCCGTCAGAGTCCTGCTGGAGATGAAGAAGGCGGGAATCACACCGAACACCATCACCTACGGATACTACAACAAg GCGGTGCTGGAGAGCAAGTGGCCGTCGACCAATCAGGGCGGGCGTCTCCGCTGGGCCAAGCTGAGGAACGTCCTGCTGGCTGTGGCCCAGTTCAGACAGCCAATCAAACGGCGGCAGAAGAGCGGCTCCGTGGGTTCGCGTGGAG AAACGGCGGCGGAGTTTGACCGAAGGCCCCGCCCCCACTCCTCTCTGATTCGTCAGTCCAGTTGGAGCGGTCTGAGTGAAAGCTCGAGTCACGAGTCTCTGACTGGCCTGCTGGTGAAGAGCAACAGTCTGAGCAGCATGAAGATGGCGAGCGACA AGGTCAAATCGGGTAAGAAGTCCGTCCTCCGTGAGGCGGGGGCCAATGGCTGCGCAGACGCCGTCTCCCGTAAACCCCCGCTGGGACGGCGGGACACGTCCACGCCGCCTCCAGCGCCCTCCGGTGGAGCTCTGGTTCAGCGGAGTCAGGTCTGCCTCTCCAGCTTCTACAAAGAGTGCGTGGAGTCAGCCGACTCGGAGCTGGACTTGCCCGCTGAGGCAGACAGACG ACCTGCCGACGTGCAGGGCTCGTCCGGCAGGAACAAAGCTGTCGATGAGAACTACAACAACGTCTCCTCCCCGAGCCGAGGAGGACTGGCGGGCAAACTGCAGCAACTCCTCACGCCGACCAAACACCGAGTGTCCGTGCGACGAGCCGCCAGCGTGGGCGACCGGCGCccgggaggagggggaggagcgGGAGGAGGAGTGATTGGACGAAGAGTGTCGGACCAGAGGCCGTCGAGGAAAGGTCAAGTGGCCGAAACTCTCCTAAAAGCAAAGGAGAAGCTGGTCAACGCCACATCTGAG AGCTCGCTGTCTGTAGGAAGCGACCTCGACTTGATGGATGTGCCGAGTCCTGCGTATCCTCTACGCCGGTCCTGGGACGCCAATCAGGAGGGGGTGGGAATAGAG GTGTTGATGTCCAGCTGCTCGCTTTGTCGTAGCTGCAACTCGCTGGTTTACGACGAGGAGATCATGGCGGGCTGGACATCGGACGACTCCAACCTGAACTCCTCCTGCCCGTTCTGCGGCTCCTCCTTTGTTCCCTTCCTGAACGCCGAGATCTGTGACCTTGGACCCGTCAGCAG TGCGGACCGCTGCAACTGGAACCTGGAGGACGAGGTGGAGAGTGCCGTGAGGCCCCCCAGTGGTCACGAGGCGTCCGTGCGACCCCAGTGTAACGGGCTGAGCGAGGACTCCAGCTCCGAGACCAGCAGCTACTCCGAGACCAGCAGGACCACCACG GGTTCGTCAGTGGGCGGCGTTCCCCAGGTGACCGTGGCCTACCTGAGCCCTCTGGTTCTGAGGAAGGAGCTGGAGAGTCTGCTGGAGAACGAAGGCGAGGCGgtcctggcccagcctcagttCCTGGACAACCACTCCATCATCTTCTGGAACCTGGTGTGGTACTTCCAGCGCCTCGGCCTGCCCAACAACCTGCTGCAGCTGGTCCGAGCCTCACCGCTGGTCAGCCAGTTCACACAG TCAGAGAACTCGGCAGTGAGAGTGAGACTCCTGTGGGACACCCTGACCCCCGACACAGACCAGTGGCCCCCCCTCTACGTCCTCTGGAGGATCCACA GTGGCGTCCTGATGAGAAGCTACAGCTGGCGGAGGCACAACCACCCGTTCACCCTGTCCTTCCTGGAGGAGGTGCTGCGGTGGGTGGGCATGAATGAGGTGCACAAGGCCGTCACGCTCTTCCTGGACACGCTGGCCAAACAGCCGGGAACCCCCAGGATCCAGAG GAGTCTGTACAGAGAGTTCCTCTTCCTCACGCTGGCAGCCATGGGCAAAGATCACGTCG CGGCGTTCGATAAGAAGTACAAGACGGCGTACTCTCGGCTCAGCGGTACTCTGGGTCGGGAGGAGCTGCGGAAGAAGCGAGCACAGCCTCCCAGCCCGAAGGCCATCGACTGCAGACGCAGCTTCCACCCGCCTCTCGAATGCTGA